AGTCCTACCTAGAAACCGATGCACACCTTCAATTCCACCAGTGCTCCATGTTTTTGAATCTCTATATGTATCAAATTTTCTGTTAACTTACTGAAAATGGCTCTATTTCATCTGTAAAATTTAATGCAGCTTTCTTTAGTAAAAGAAATGATGTACCTCAACGGTCCCATGAACATCTCATATAAGCGGAGAGAATCGGCACCATATTCTGAAACCACGTCATCGGGGTTGATGACATTTCCTCGACTTTTACTCATTTTGTATGCGCGGGCATTTAGACGTATCTTTGGATCATCCTTCAGCACATAATGATCTCCAACTTTTGTGATCTTAAGAACATAGAAGCAAGCGTCAATCTCCAAACTTGTATACCCAAATGAATATAGAGGATCAGAACACACCTTATCTGCTGGTACTTTTTCTTGGATGCAATCACTCAGACTTGAATCTGAGTCTGCAGAAACCCATTTGCCTTCGTTGTCTCTATATGCAGTATACTCAACCTGTTACGACAACCATTACTTAGGAACGGAAAAATGCATGACAAAGATGTAGAATGCCTTAAAGGAAATGGCTCCACCTACTTCTCCCAGTATTAATCCTTGATTTATCAGGCACTTGAAGGGCTCTTTAGTGGAGACCACACCAATATCATACAGAACCTAGAGAAGTAGAGATCATTTGGTTAAAGAAACATACGGCCAAAAGATATTACTAGATTTGTGTACTACAGGCCTACGTGATATACAAGCAGGGAGAAAAGGCATAGTGAACCAATCATTGGTCCCTGAGTATCCTAAGAGCTGAATCCGGATAACAAGAGCTGAAATTCCACTGTGCAATGTTATTATGTTAGTTGGGCACATACAGATTCAGGCCTCTCAGGTTGTTTTTAGATTTCATGTACAAAAGACCAAACACACCTTTAACAAAATCTCATACAATACGCAGGTGACAAGCTGATAACAAGTTAACAACAGCATTAACAAATTCAAATATGTTTCCCATAGTATACATCACATGAGATAGACCAGGAACTTTCCCATAGCCTTCAATTGGTTTGTAGAAGGGGAGATTTTTGTATTGAATAAGAATCGGACCTTATGCCAAAATCTTGCATACAGCAAATGCAAGACAGAATGTTCAGCACCACCGACATAGATGTCTACTGGACCCCAATAACTGCATGATATAGAAAAGAAGTTACACACACATCTCTTACTGAAGATCAATTGTGAAAGAAGGATGCACCTTTCTTTAGCCTTGTCAACCAATGTGCTGGAATTTTTTGGATCCATGAATCTCAAATAGTACCTGCATAACAATTTAAAAATAGGAAAATGTAAGGGTTTAGAAGTCACTGGCAAACACAGAAAGGACTCACTTAACAGCAAGGGCACAGCAGTCTATCGATGAACAATGATGAGCAATTGCAATATTAAAAAAACATATCGTTTCAGAGCAAATTGCAAATTGTGTACAACACAAAAAGGTTCCTAACATAAAACAGAACTTCTACAAGTATTTATGGAGTATTAAATCCGTGTAAATTGCTGAAATTACAACGTCGAAAAATTTACCAGCATGAACCGGCCCATTGTGGCATGGTGCTTGTTTCTCTTCTTGCAGGCTTCCCAGTTAAAAGATCGGTGGTTCTAACCTGAAAAGGCAGCAAAACACTTTAATACTATATATAGGCAAAACTAAATGAAACTCAATACATATTTTCATGCAAATTTACTAAGAGCAGTAGCTTACATTACATCTCATGACCCTCAAGTTGAAATGGTATTAAAAAAATCAAGCAAATAATGCTAACATTATCCAGTTCTTTCCGGTTTGCTCATTCAAAAACACATGTATAAATGATGCAGAGCAGTCCAACTAAAGGAGGTGACATGCAGCTTTCAGAAATTGTGTTTCTCTGTGTCATCTTTGCGGTTTATAGATTTCCTCATGTATGTTTTTAACTTCACAAATTATAGAAGTGGGATTAACTCTTTTGCCTCTGCAGTTTTCCCTTTTTTCCAACCTTCACACACTATGTTTCTTCTCTTTGTTCCAATATGAATATATGATTGATGGACATGCAACAACTTGAGAAGATTTTCAGAAGGGGGTGTTCTTAGCATTACACAAAGATATAAGAAACTCTCTGCACAAGAAATTGTTGAGAACACATACCCAATCTGCTGCTGTGGTCAAAGGGGGCTCCCCAGTACCAGTAGGAGTGAAGTCATCCAATTCAGGAAGAGTTAAAGGCAACTGGTTTTCTGTAAGAGGCACCATTTCATTCGTATCATCAAGGTAAATAACAGGGAAAGGTTCGCCCCAATAACGTTGTCTAGCAAAAAGCCAATCTCGAAGCTTGTAGTTTACCTGGTAGTTAGGTGTGCTCAATTAGTCCATCAGAAAAATCTGTGCACAACATTGCTGTAGGATCAAGTGGGGGAAAGAATGCACCTTTTTCTTTCCAAATCCATTACTCTCTACCCAAGCAGTAACTTCTAAAGCAGCATCTTGTGAAAGCATACCATTGATATTTAACCCAGATGAAGAACTGGATGAGTTTATCATGATACCATAATCTGCATAAGCCTCCTCGGGATCACAATTGCCATTGGGTGGACTTACAACCTTAATGATTGGAAGTTCATATTTCAAGGCAAATTCATGGTCACGGGAATCATGTGCAGGCACCGCCATGATAGCCCCAGTGCCATAGCTGCAAGGTTGTTAAGGTTAGCTTTGGAAGAGCAAAGGTAAATACAGGTGTAAACTAGGTTTCATTTTTCTCATTATTAGTAAAATATGCAGAGATAACAACCCAAACTTCATTGGCCAATTTGCTGAATATTCTACCATGCCCCTTTACGTGTATCTGAATAAAGCAACTCTGAAATGGGGAAAAGGTGGATAATGACAACAATAAGGAAACTGAAGTAGAGAAATTGGATACGGCAGCTGAACATTAGCAAAGTCACAATAAGCAGTGTATTCTGCCTATTCATTACATGTAGAATACTAGGTTTTCTACTATAATGAAGTCTAGACTTTGTAGCACTTGAGTTCTACTCcctaagggcaacctggtgcatgtagctcccgcttgcgcagggtccagggaagggtccgaccactttgggtctatagtacgcagcctttccctacatttctgtaagaggctgtttccaggacttgaacccatgacctcatggtcacaaggcagcagctttaccactgcgccaaggctccccttcacttgagttctactccctccgttccaaaatagataacccaactttatactaagtttagtacaaagttgagtcctctattttggaacggagggagtacttaagagGATGAACGCGAGAGCGACAATGATGATGCAAAACCCAACATTAAAAGACACAGAAGATAAAGATAAGTTTACAAACCTTGCTAAGACATAATCTGCCACCCAAATTGGAATTATCTCCCCGGTTGCTGGGTTCTTAGCATAAGAACCACTGAAAACTCCAGTTTTTTCCTTCTGGAGTTCAGTTCTCTCAAGTTCACTCTTCCTTGCTGCAACTTCTGTGTATTCCTCTACCTGCTTTTCGAATTAGTCCATATTGACGTTGAATGATGCTAAAGTTATCAAAACAACAAAAAAGAACATACATGCGCACGCTGTTCCTCAGATGTTAGAGATGGCAACAAAACATGCTCAGGTGCTACAACAAGATATCTGCAGCAAACAGAAGGCAATTCAATATTGTCCATCTTGTTCTAGAAACTGCACTAGCTGATAAAGATTAAAAAATAAGGCAGAATACTCACGTTGCACCAAAAATGGTGTCAGGCCTTGTTGTATAAACTGTCAATTTTGCACCTAGATCATGTCCTTCCTGGTCAACTGCACAAAATTCAAGCTCAGCACCTTCCGATCTCCCTATCCAATTTCTTTGCATTTCTTTTATGCTCTCAGGCCAATCAAGATCATCCAAATCTTCAAGAAGTCGATCAGCATAAGATGTTATCCTCAGCATCCACTGGCGCATTGGCTACACAGCAAAAGATAAAGTGGATAATATGCCTTTTAGCAGATAGGTACTGAGCAACAGGTTCATTGACATGGCAGAACATAGATAAAAAAGGATAAGCAAAACCCGCAACAGAAAGAGTTACACAGTTTCTACAGCTTACCTTTCTTATAACAGGATAACCACCACGTTCACTGACACCATCAattacttcttcattcgccaaaacAGTCCCAAGAGCAGGGCACCAATTGACCGGTACCTCAGCCTGATTGTAAGATAGCAATGCCAGCCTAAAAATCATTGAAAACCACAGATACAACACTAAGCACATAAAAACAGAACCCTAAAAATGAATCGTGCAAAGCAGATGATCAGTTGAAACAAAGTAAATACAGAGCATGTCAAGTCAAATGATAGGCTTTGGAACTCGAACGATGCAGTAAGAAAGGACACTAGTAGCTCTGACCTGGTAAGCCAATCCTCTTTTCAGTAGTTGAAGAAAAATCCATTGCGTCCATTTATAGTAGGCTGGTTCTGTTGTGGAGATTTCACGATCCCAGTCATATGAAAAACCTAATGATTTAAGCTGCAACACAAGAAAGCATCCTCCTAATGAACCAGTAGTAATCAAAGTACTACACAGAACATTTTCACTTTCGTTTCCACAGAAACAACCACGTTCTTATACCAACATTCTATCCATGGTTCGTGAAATAGAGGAGTACATTCATTGTAAACTGGACTTATATAAAGCAGGCGTTGCTTCAATGgtacatgaaaaagtttcaggctatgAGTCATGGAACATGTATGGCAGGGGTACAACTAATACCCATGGTTTCGCACTGATCAGTCAAAACAAGCACCCTACAAAGCATCTAGGGGAAGTCTCATCTATGATAACTTGTGCCAGTCATAAGTTATAACAGTTGCATCCATGGTTAGACCATTACCAAGATCTTGTTTGGCTAAAACATATTGCCATATTGGCAATGTAGCTCAATTACCGAAGCTTACTTAGTAGCAGAACTATTTTTCTGTTTTGTGTATACTGGGAATGCAAGTGCAAAGCACATCTAATTGGCAGCCCGAAAATGATGCGTGAGAGCACACTTGACTTGCTACTGTAAATTTGTAATATCTACTAGACCTTAGAAGCAAAAGATGCAACATAGCATGAAGCCATGAAGTATATATATAAATTAAAGGCATTACCTGTGTGCGGAAGCGGTCAATGTTGCGTGCAGTTGTAGTCTTGGGGTGGGTTCCCGTCTGCGCACAAAGTTACATTTTACATCATTCATTCAGAAACACAGCAAGACACCAAActtaccaacaacaacaacaaaaaaataaCTATCCCAATATAAAGAGACCCCCAGAGGAGAGGAGATTTCAACTGACCTGGATAGCATACTGCTCGGCGGGAAGACCAAACGCATCCCATCCCATCGGATGCAGGACATTGAAGCCTTTCATACGCTTGAATCTCGACAAAATGTCAGTCGCCGTGTACCCAAGGGGGTGACCAACATGCAGCCCAGCCCCACTGCACAGCAATTTGCGAAATCATGTGAAGTAGGAACAACATGTATCTACTTGCAGGGTAGGACTAGGATTCAATTCAGGACGAGTTGATGCATCCTTGAAGAATAAATTTCAGCATTGATGCCTTCCTGCATAATATTCGGCTCTATGCATGCAGTCGCATAACAGAGGAGGATACTTCCATATTATTATTCTAGAGAAAACTAAACTAGAGCCTCGTATCCTAGTGCACGACTCAGGACAAGCACAGCCCAATTACACCACCGTGTGCAATTGCACTACAACACTACAGAAACTCATGATAAACTCCAACAGCTCGAGCACTGGTGGAGAAACTGAAACTGCAGAACCATCCATTATTCTTAAATTACACAATTCAAGCACGAATTCGTGGCGCGGTAGCTACATATTCATAGTGAACTCGAACAAATCGGTCACGAATGCCATACGGAGAGCCGGAGAGGAGAGGGGCGGGTACCTGGGGTAGGGGAACATGTCGAGGATGTAGCACTTGGGCCTGGAGGTGTCGAGGCCGTCGCCAATGTCCGGGGTGCGGAACGTGCGGCGCTCCTCCCAGTGCGCCTGCCACCTCGGCTCGATCTCGTCGTACGGGTACGCCCTCCTCGCCTGCGCCTTACCCGCGTCGGCGCCGGCGCAGCAGCGGCAGGAGCGGGCTCGGCGCGGCGGGAGGTGCGCGCGGCGCCGGTGTGCGGCGGCGAGCGCGGGGGGGCGCGCGCGGAGCTGGAGCGGCGGGTGCGTCGTGAGAGCCatcggggtggggtggggtgggagcGGGAGCCGGGTGTGGAGAAAGATGAAGTGGAGGGAGCGAGAGGTCGCTGCGGGAAGAAGACGACCAGCTTTGGGATAAGGTTTTGGAATTTGCTATACCgatttttaattattatttttagactagaaTTTGCTGCTAGTAGCACTCAAATAATCCCACAAATAAATACGAAAATGACAATAGAACTCCCCATGGATGTGAACATATTGATTCTGTAGTGTATATGTTGTTATATTCTTTTTGTAATCTTGGTCAAAAATTACAAATTTGACTTAGAACAAATGGCACAAGACTCTGAGATGGAGGGTTGTGACGAGCAAATGGCATGCTCTCACAACGGTGATGGTGAACCGCGAACATTTGAGGCGACGATGGTGGCAACAATATGCTCTGGCGACAGTGGCGGTGGATTTCAAGCTTTTCCATCATTGGTAGTCGAGGCATTAAGGAGTCGGAGGAAAACCGCTAGCAAGTTTTTGTTGTATTGTTTTGCCAAGGCTTGCTTTTCCAGCACCGTGAGCTAATGGAACTCATGGAACAGCAATGAAACCGGAATTAAGTTTTAAGGCATGTTTGCTTGGCATTCTAAGGGTTCTTGTTCCCCCTAATGCTTTGTTTGTACGTCCGTATTGGAAAGCTCCGCGTTGAGTTGGATTAGAATTTCAATTCGGTGAGAAAACTGAAAAAGCACAAATACGAATTCGCTTGCTTGCTTGTTCACTGAATTGACCATCGAAATGGCCACGAGGTTTCAACACCAAATCTTGTTTGGATGACAACTTTGGAATTGCATAGCCACGTTACCATGAAGATTATACCTTGTGTTTCACATGACTGAAAAGGGAAATCTGCTCGCATGTGACTATAATTAAATGAATATACAGCAGTAAAGATAACAAATATTCTAGAAATGAATCACAACAACACAAAATGGTTACACAACAATATTTGCAAACAATATTTCAGCCTCAAATATTCGTAGGTACAACAAATATATATACGAGAAATCTATCCACCAGTCGACTGGTGGTTTGCAACAAATCCGCACGACGTGATAGCCGTTCGATCCGCATCCAACGCCCCGCGTCGTCCCTGTTGCGCGCAGCGCGCGTGGCGCTAGCCGTTACGCCTGTGCTCagtcgatgacaggtgggcccgtccgAAACCGCCCGTCTCACCCAATGCGCACGATCCCCACtcgccccctctccctcctcgcccGCATCTatttcttcctcctctgctgctgCGGTTTCCATTCCAGTCCCCTCTCGCCCCCCCTCCCCCTCGTCCGCGACGGTTCCTGGTGGTGGCGCGTTCCGGTTCGCGGCGGACGGCGTCTGAATCTGCGGTGAGGAATGCATTCCCCACCTATGTTTCCTTCCTGTTTTGCTCTGCCGCCGGTCCGCCATTGATTTAGGGTGCACGGAGCCTTCGAATCCGGTGGTTTGTTGTTCCCATTAGGTTAGATTAAGGTCGGCTTCTAGTTTCTGAGTCGGCGTTGAGCAGCGCCTCCCCCCACCCACACACCCGCCCCGCTCTGTTTTTCCTGTTGCTCCGGCTTCATGCTTCGCCGTTGATTTTTGGTGCTCGGATCCTTCGATTCTGGCCGTTGTTGTTGCTATTAGGTTAGATTAGGTCGCCTTCTATTTCCAGTTCAATATGGCCCGGACATCTCGTTTAATTTGTGGTAAGCGTGGGTGTGGATAGGTGTTAGTGGTGGCAAGCGTGGTCGGTTCTAATAAGGTTTTTGGTCTGGTGTTAGTGTTGTGGATGTGGATGTTTAGGACATCCAATAGTGTTTGGTGTTTATGGATTTCAAGTTGTGCATCAGTGGCTGAGTATTTGAAAAGTAACCCTAAGTTTTTTCACATAATGTTGTTTTATGTTGGTTTTTGTTTGATGTGGTGTGTCTATTGATTAGGCTTTGTGGTGCTCCAATTAGCATGTTTACAATGCTTGATTTTCTTGTGATGTCTTGTTATGTTCAAATATCATGATGTTTATATTTGAACTTGCCAATGACATTGCACTCAAATTACCAGATGCTGAAACACTGCTATTTATCGGTGATGTCTTTGTTATGGTTAAATTATCATGATGATTGTATTACACTTACCACTGTCATGTTACTGTAGTTACCAGTAGTTTTCTAGTCTAACTACATGCAGCACAATGCTCATTTCTCATTCATTTGTCTGGTTGTTTTATTAATGAACAtgtgtgaatgctattttttatCAGTGGTAATTTGGTTGTAACTTGCCAATTGCATTGTGCCTCAATTATCAGTCACACATGCTTTTGTATACCTGTGTCATCTGTTTTAATTTTTTTAGCAGGTGTGATGAATCAATTGcagtttgtttgttttcttttatcAGTTGTATTATTGCTTTGTCAAACACCAGTTTTATAAATGTTGCAGTTAAATGTGTTATCAATGTTTCAAAGTCATCTAATGGTTTCATTCACTTTCTTTTTTTCCCTATGTGTCAGGGAGACAATGCCGAGGAAGCGCAAAGGAGATGGTGACGGAATCGATGAGGTTCCTTCGAAAAAGGCGAAACGCCCTCCTCCGTGGAACAGAGCCTCACCCAGTTCGCTTCTTCTAGCATGCAAGGACATGAATGATGACAGGAAGGCTGCCATTGATGATATGGATTTAACTAGCCTTCGGAATATCCAGTGTGACCATCTATTCAACAATCTCAATGTGTGGCTTGCTGATCTCTACGAACCCAATTCGCGTGAGGTGGTCGTACCAGGCCGAGGCAGGCTTCCAAtcaatgaggaatatgtgcatcgtGTTATGGGCGTGCCGCGTGGAGGGAAGGATGTCCCTTACAACCTCCCTACTGAAGCTGATATTGAGTTAGGGCTTGAGTTGTTTGGCGAGCTTGGATATGCCCCTAAAATGACTGATCTCGTTGATCTCATAAAGGGTTCTGAAAATTCTGATGATACTTTCAAGCGTATGTGGCTTCTGCTTGCGGGGAATACAGTCATTGCCCCTACCACCTCCAACAAAATTAGCCCCCAATGGTATGCTGTGCTGGTAAGTTTTTTTGTAATCATGTCATTTTCTTTCTTGTGTGCCTGATAACTTTACTATATGTTAGTGTGGTAACTTTCATATTTTTTTGTGGTGCATTCGGTGAACTTCAGTTTCTTTTTGTTTTGTAACTTGCAGTGGGACATCGATGGTATTAAAAACCTCAATTGGTCCAAATTTATTGCTGATGAACTACACAAGGCGTTGCTGAAACGCAAGCCTACCAGGGGTTGCCTTCTCTTCTACAATGTAAGTGATGATGCTTTCCTCTTACCTTCTCTTCTGTCATTTGTCATTTCTTTGTCATATTGTGTCTGATTTTTGTTTGTGTTTACCATGACGCTTGTATTTTTCTTGTCAGCTACTGTACATTCATGCGATTGA
The Triticum dicoccoides isolate Atlit2015 ecotype Zavitan chromosome 3A, WEW_v2.0, whole genome shotgun sequence genome window above contains:
- the LOC119266684 gene encoding leucine--tRNA ligase, chloroplastic/mitochondrial-like isoform X2, which produces MFPYPSGAGLHVGHPLGYTATDILSRFKRMKGFNVLHPMGWDAFGLPAEQYAIQTGTHPKTTTARNIDRFRTQLKSLGFSYDWDREISTTEPAYYKWTQWIFLQLLKRGLAYQAEVPVNWCPALGTVLANEEVIDGVSERGGYPVIRKPMRQWMLRITSYADRLLEDLDDLDWPESIKEMQRNWIGRSEGAELEFCAVDQEGHDLGAKLTVYTTRPDTIFGATYLVVAPEHVLLPSLTSEEQRAHVEEYTEVAARKSELERTELQKEKTGVFSGSYAKNPATGEIIPIWVADYVLASYGTGAIMAVPAHDSRDHEFALKYELPIIKVVSPPNGNCDPEEAYADYGIMINSSSSSSGLNINGMLSQDAALEVTAWVESNGFGKKKVNYKLRDWLFARQRYWGEPFPVIYLDDTNEMVPLTENQLPLTLPELDDFTPTGTGEPPLTTAADWVRTTDLLTGKPARRETSTMPQWAGSCWYYLRFMDPKNSSTLVDKAKESYWGPVDIYVGGAEHSVLHLLYARFWHKVLYDIGVVSTKEPFKCLINQGLILGEVEYTAYRDNEGKWVSADSDSSLSDCIQEKVPADKITKVGDHYVLKDDPKIRLNARAYKMSKSRGNVINPDDVVSEYGADSLRLYEMFMGPLRDSKTWSTGGIEGVHRFLGRTWRLVVGTPLPDGSYKDGTMATDVEPTFEQLRVLHKCIARVSEEIQETRFNTAISAMMEFVNAAYKWDTQPKSVIDSFVLLLAPFAPHLAEELWFRLGHSQSLAHEQFPEAKNEYLKESEIVLPVQINGKTRGTILVDKECSEDDVFQIAASDERLSKYLDGKAIRKRIYVPGRILNVILDQQKART
- the LOC119266684 gene encoding leucine--tRNA ligase, chloroplastic/mitochondrial-like isoform X1 yields the protein MALTTHPPLQLRARPPALAAAHRRRAHLPPRRARSCRCCAGADAGKAQARRAYPYDEIEPRWQAHWEERRTFRTPDIGDGLDTSRPKCYILDMFPYPSGAGLHVGHPLGYTATDILSRFKRMKGFNVLHPMGWDAFGLPAEQYAIQTGTHPKTTTARNIDRFRTQLKSLGFSYDWDREISTTEPAYYKWTQWIFLQLLKRGLAYQAEVPVNWCPALGTVLANEEVIDGVSERGGYPVIRKPMRQWMLRITSYADRLLEDLDDLDWPESIKEMQRNWIGRSEGAELEFCAVDQEGHDLGAKLTVYTTRPDTIFGATYLVVAPEHVLLPSLTSEEQRAHVEEYTEVAARKSELERTELQKEKTGVFSGSYAKNPATGEIIPIWVADYVLASYGTGAIMAVPAHDSRDHEFALKYELPIIKVVSPPNGNCDPEEAYADYGIMINSSSSSSGLNINGMLSQDAALEVTAWVESNGFGKKKVNYKLRDWLFARQRYWGEPFPVIYLDDTNEMVPLTENQLPLTLPELDDFTPTGTGEPPLTTAADWVRTTDLLTGKPARRETSTMPQWAGSCWYYLRFMDPKNSSTLVDKAKERCILLSQLIFSKRCVCNFFSISCSYWGPVDIYVGGAEHSVLHLLYARFWHKVLYDIGVVSTKEPFKCLINQGLILGEVEYTAYRDNEGKWVSADSDSSLSDCIQEKVPADKITKVGDHYVLKDDPKIRLNARAYKMSKSRGNVINPDDVVSEYGADSLRLYEMFMGPLRDSKTWSTGGIEGVHRFLGRTWRLVVGTPLPDGSYKDGTMATDVEPTFEQLRVLHKCIARVSEEIQETRFNTAISAMMEFVNAAYKWDTQPKSVIDSFVLLLAPFAPHLAEELWFRLGHSQSLAHEQFPEAKNEYLKESEIVLPVQINGKTRGTILVDKECSEDDVFQIAASDERLSKYLDGKAIRKRIYVPGRILNVILDQQKART